Genomic DNA from Ruminococcus sp. OA3:
GAGCCAATCGTACGGAACCAGTCAGCACCGTTTAATACGATCTTCGGTACATTTGCATATGTCTCAACATTATTCAAAACAGTTGGTTTTGCCCACAGACCCTGATCTACGGTTCTCGGCGGCTTCGTTCTCGGCATTCCGCGGTTGCCCTCTATGGATGCCGTCAGAGCACTTCCCTCACCGCAGACAAATGCGCCCGCTCCGCGGTTGATATGCATATGGAAGGAAAAATCACTTCCCAGAATATTGTCGCCGAGCAGCCCGCATGACTCCAGTTCGGAAATCGCATGGCGCAGCCGAGCCACAGACAGCGGGTACTCTGCACGCACATAGATATATCCCTCCTGCGAAGAAACTGCATATCCTGCTATCATCATGCCTTCCAGCAGTTTGTAGGGATCGCCTTCCATCACAGAGCCATCCATAAACGCACCCGGGTCTCCCTCATCTCCGTTACACACAACGTAGCGTGTCTGTTCCGCCTGACCGGCAACCTGTTTCCATTTCCTTCCAGCCGGAAATCCTCCGCCTCCGCGTCCCCGAAGTCCTGATTTGTCGATCTCCTCGACAACGTCCTCCGGCTTCATCTCAAACAACGCCCTGGCAAATGCTGAAAATCCGCCTGACGCGATATATTCATTCAGGGATACCGCGTCATACCTGCCGCAGTTTTCCAGCACAATCCGTGTCTGTTTTGCGATAAACGGAATCTCATCCGGATGTCTGTAAACTTTCTCTTTCTGCTTATACAGCAGTTCTTCAATCACCTCATCATGTCTGACACTCTTATCAAAGATCGCTGCACAGTCGTCCGGCTGCACTTTTATGTACTGAATGACATTGTCGCCCTTCTGGATACGCACCAGCGGGCCAAGTTCACAGAATCCCTGGCATCCGGTCTTCTTGATGCCCACGTGTTCCTTTTCATCATGGGGAGCAAATTCCAGTGTAACACCTGGAGCATCTTTTACGATATCCTGAAATGTCTGATAGATCTTTTCTGCACCGGAAGCAACGCATCCTGTCCCTGAACAGACGAGGATTCTGCAGTCAAACGCCTCCATTTCTTTCCGTGCCGCCTGGCGGACCTGTTCCAAATCATTTTTATTTTTCAGAATCATTTGCCATCACCTCTCAATTCACGAACCACCGCCACTGCTTTCTCCGGTGTCATCTTGGGATGCACTTCGTCATTGACTGTCATCGCCGGCGCCAGCCCACATGCCCCGAGGCAGGATACTGTTTCTACCGTAAACAACATATCGTCTGTGGTGCGTTTCTTTTTGCTTAGTCCCAGCTCTTTGTACAATGCTTCCAGAACCGGCATGGATTTCCTCACGTGACAGGCAGTACCGTCACAAACCTTAATAATGTATTTTCCTTTTGGCTCAAATGAGAAATTTTCATAAAAGGTTGCAACACTGTAAGCCTTTGCTTCTTTTATCCCAATTTCCTTCGCCACATACGTCAGCAGTTCCCCCGGCAGGTAACGGTATACCCCCTGGATGTCCTGCATGATCGGGATCAGCGAACCGGCTTTTTTGCCATAGCGCCCAATCACCTCATCTGCCACGTCATAATAAGACTGATCCAGCATAATGATTCCTCCTTGTATTCTCGTTTTCACTCAGGGCACATTTTCGCCCTCTGTTAATATTGTATCTTAATTCGTCAACTTGCACAAGCTGATACCGCAAAACTGTCTAAAAAGCTGCAGGATTCATGAAATATTTTCACATTCTGCAGCTTTTTCAAATATCTCAGTACATTTTACGCATAGCCGCTTCCACAACATGTCCGACCAGAACAGATGTGGTAACACTGCCCACACCGCCCGGAACAGGCGTAATCGCTTCTACAACAGGTTCAGCCTTTTCAAAATCAACATCCCCGCACAGTTTGCCCTCTTCATTCACATTGATACCCACATCGATCACGATCTGGCCCGGTGAAAGATAGGTATCATCCACCACTCCCGCGCGTCCGGCTGCGACAATAACAATCTCCGCTTCTTTTACAACAGAAGGCATGTCCTTCGTCCTCGTATGACAGATTGTAACCGTGGCATTTTTCTTTAGCAGCATCATCGCTGCAGGTTTTCCCACAACAAGGCTTCGTCCGACTACGACAGCCTTTTTCCCTGTACAGTCGATCCCGTAATGGTCCAGAATCTCCATGCACGCCTGCGGTGTACATGGCGGAAATCCCTGCGGTGTGCTCGTAAACACCCCAACCATTGATCCGTCTGTGATGCCGTCAACATCTTTCTCCGGGGCCAGCGCTTTGACAACGGCTTCCTCATCCAGGTGCTTCGGGAGCGGACGGAAGATCAACACTCCGTGAATGCCGTCGTTATGGTTTACTTTATCGATTGTCTTCATCAGCTCTTCCTGCGTCACGTCTGCAGGAAGCAGAAACTTCTCATAAGCTACTCCAAGTGTCTCACAGCGTTTTACCGCCCCGCGCTCATATGATACATCATCCGGACGCTCTCCCACCCGGATAATACCGAGTGTTGGAGTCACCCCTTTTTCTTCCAGTTTTTTTACATCCGCTTTGATTCGTTCATTCAAAGCAGCTGTCACTTCTTTTCCCAGCAGCTGTCTAGCCATGCCGTTCTCCTTTCCAGTGGATGCGGTCTGATCACCGTGTTCTCTTCATTTCAAGCGATTTAAGATACTGTTATAAATCTTTTCTGCCTTTTTTGGATAGTAATCCAGCATTGCATCACACTTCGCATTCAAAGCTTCCGCATATTCACGGTCTTTCATTGCTTTCGTGTTGATATAAACATTTAAACTTGCACCTTTCAGCGCAGCTTTACAGAATTCAATGCCTACTCCTGCATCGCTGACCGCCAGAGAAGAGCCTTTGCCTGCGAAGTCTGCAATAATATCGATCGCCTCACAGCATGCTGCCATAATTTCCATCGGTACGCTGCAGGCTACTTTCAGTGCGTTCTCCATCACCCGTTCTTTTTCAGCCTTCTGCTCTTCTGTGTCCTTTGGCATACCGTACGCCTTGGAAAGAGGCTCAAAGAATTCCGCATCTCTCTCTACCAGATTCAAAAGCTCATTCTGCATGATATCACAGCGCGCCTTCAGAGCCAGCATTTCTTCTTCGATATCAATATATTTTTTCTTTCCAACCGTCAGAGATCCTACCATATTGCCAAGCGCCGTACCGATCGCGGCCACAAGTGCAGATGCTCCGCCTCCGCCCGGTACTGCTGATTTGGAAGCAAGTATCTCTACAAATTCATCACACTGCAGACTAGAAAATCCCATAGATAATCTCCTTTTTCAATTTATTCCTTCTTAAATTAATCATCTCTTCAATAATAATACGTTTTGCACTAAAAATCCATTAGATTTTTCTATTTATCTATAGATTTTTCTAATTTCCATCAGATTTTTCTTTTTTCAATATTTTATAATTTTTTACATATTGTATCCCTGAAAAAACAAAAGGACATGGCCTCTGATTTGCCTTGTCCTTTTATCATGTCCGTATTTATTGTTGCATGACAGAGAGTGCTTTGATCATACCGATCGATATGTCACCCACCACAGCCATATCCTCCCCGTGAAATGCCACCGGAAAATTGTCCGAAAACAAAATCTGCGCCGACGGCGGGAACTCATCGTCCCCTTCCCAGAGAATAAATCTCAGATAAAGATTATTCATAAATTCAAATTCATACGAGCAGTCACCATAACTGATTTTCGCTGCTCCCAGACGTTCCATAACCTCCTGGAATTTTGGAATCTTACTTCCAAATCCAAATGCCAGCCGAAAGATACAGCGTCCCTGAAACTGTTTAAAATACACTTCACCCCATGGAATTTCCCGATATGTCAGGAAATTTCCTGAGGAAGGGGCCGCACTGCCCTCCAGCAGGTAACGCAGTACCAGTATTCTGGCGTTGGATGCCTGTTCCAGCGGATAGTATCCGATGGAGTCTTCTGTTGCATGAACCTCATACTCCGGCCAGGAAATCTCATACGTACTTCCCATCAGTCGGAGTGTAAAAATCTTTCTCACTTCATCATATGGAATCTGTGTTCTGCCACTGATCACAAGTGGATCCTCCTGCTGGAATCGCTCCAGATAATGCTCATAGGGAATCCGTTCCTTGTTGTCTTTTTCATAATCAAAATTCATAGTCACCTCTGCTGCCTACTTCAATGTCACAGACGGAAACATGGAGTTATCTGTATGCGGAATAAAGCAGGATGCAACAAACTCGTCCATATAAGTCGGCACCGCACTGAGTTCCAGATATGTCATGTTGGAAGCCACCTCGTACGTCTTCTTTTCCGCCTCCGTCGAAAGCAGCATCGCGTATGCTCCGGAGAGAGAGGAATTACCGATATAGTGGAATTTGTCCAGCGGAATATCCGGCAGCATACCGATATTCACCGCATTTTCCATATTGATTCCACTTCCAATACCGCCCGCTACATAGACTTCTTCTACCATAGAGATATCAAAGTCCAGAGAAGACAGCATGGTACGGATAGCCGAGAAAATAGCTCCCTTTGCCCGGATAAAATTATCGATGTCCACTTCAGTGATCTCGATATCTTTCACCGATGCCGCCTCTTCCTGAAATGCCAGGACATAGCTTCCCATTCCGTATTTATCATGGCGGATTCTTTTTCCTTCTCGGGCAAATTTCCCTTTTGGATTGATGATACCGCACCGGTACAATTCACTGATCACATCGATAATGCCGGAACCGCACAGGCCGATCGGTTTCTCATCCGATGCTCCGATAATCTCAAATGTCGGTTCCATCGTGTCTTTATCGATGACGCACGCTTCGATGGCTCCATCTGTCGCACGCATACCGCAGCTGATGTCGCCGCCCTCAAAGGCAGGCCCGGCGGAACACGCACAGCTCATGAGGAAATCGGAATTTCCGAATACAAGCTCACCGTTCGTGCCAAGGTCAATGAAAAGAGAAAATTCCGGTTTATTCCAGATCATACTGACTAACGTACCTGCAGTAATATCGCCGCCCACATAGCTTCCGATATTTGGCGCTATGATAAGATGTGCATCCGGGTTAATATTTATATTAAGATCGGATGCATAGAATGCGTTTGTCTTAAAAAATGCAGGAATATACGGTTCCATTCTGAGCGGATCCGCATTGATTCCGGCAAACAGATGATTCATGGTTGTGTTGCCGGCCACACACATACGGTAAATATGCTTCGGATCAAATCCATTCGCACGGCACATCTGCTCAATCATCGGATTGATGGTTTCCTGGATCACTGCATTCTGCAGGCGTTCTTTTCCGCCTGGCTTGAGTGATTCGATAATCCGGTTGATCACATCGGCACCATACCGGATCTGCCCATTCCCGCTCGACGCTTTCCCGATAATTTCACCGGTCTCCATGTTAATGATCAGACCGGATACTGTCGTCGTTCCGATATCAATCGCCAGACCGCCAATTACCACATCTTCATCCTTTTCATAAACATCATAGACAAAGATATGACCATTTGCAGCTGTACGGAGCACACACTGAACCGTAAAGTCACTGGCGCGAAGCACATCCGGCAGTTTGCACATTACGGTATACGGCAGCTGCACGCGCTCGGCACCGGTCGCTTTCTTCAGCGCACGAACCAGCCTTTCATTATCAGGCATTGTATCGTCCAGCGTTGGAATATCCATCGTAATGGATATGGTTCTCAGGCTGTTATGCAGTGCAATACCAGCCTCCTCGATACCAGCTTTTGTCTTTTCAAAAATAGCGACCTCATCCTGTGAACTTAAATCCGCAACTTTCATTCTGCTTCGATAAGCCGAAGCAATATCAGGAACCATCACCACAACATCTGCCTCGATGGTGCTGACACAAGCCAGACGCCATCCCTGTTCATACTCTTCCTCTGAAATATGACGTGTTTTTTTGGAATCCAGTTCCCCGCCCACCAGCTTAACACGGCACTTCCCACAGGATGCATTGCCGGAGCATGGGGCGTCGATAGCTACATTCGTTTTTCTGGCTACCTCCAGAAGGTTTTCACCGGAAGTGGCGAAGGTTTCAACCACTTCGCCACTCTCAAACTGAAAAGTTACTTTGTACATATAGATTCAGCCTCTTTAAATTCTGTTTTAATTACAGTTCCAGATAAGAATCTGCATACAGTGTGTTGTTTTTGAAAACATCACAGGATTTGATTGTTTCCATAAGTCTCTTATCACATGGGTTAACGATAGCAGAAGTAAGACCCTGCATCATACACATAGCAACCAGAGCTGAATCCATGATCGGTCTGATATCTTTCGGCATACCATTGGAGTTATTGGAAAGTCCGCCTGTAGAATTCAGTCCCATATCACTGAACATTTTGATTGCTTCCAGAACTTCCATCTGTTTGTCCTGCATACCTTTTACAACGATAAACAGCGGGTCAAACCACAGATCTGTAGGCTCCATTCCCAGCATCATACCGTGCTCCAGCATTGTCTGGCAGTGTACCATACGCTCGTCATTATCAGCAGCGATTGGTCCGTCAGAGCAGAGTGCAACTACGATTGCATCGTTTGCTGCTGCAAGATCGATATAGCTGATTCTGTCACCTGCATCCGCAGAGTTAACGATTGGTTTTCCCTTGGATCTGTTATATACAGCGATACCAGCTTCGATAGCAGCTTTATTAGCTGTATCAAGTGCCAGCGGAACATTGTCAAAGTTTTCCTGAATTGTTTTAACAGCCCACTGCATCAGTTCCGGTCCGTCACTCTCTGCAGGTCCAATGTTAACGTCAAGATATGTAGCACCTGCTTCCAGCTGCTCTTTTGCACGTTTTAAGATCGCTTCAGGATTACGTGTAGCCATTGCTTCTTTTATTGCAGGTGAAATACAATGAATTCTTTCCCCAATAGTTACAAATTTTGCCATACTTTTTCTCCTTTTCTCTCAATACAATATTCAATACCCTGCGGGCATCCCGTAATCCATGCCCTTCGGGCAGACGGGCGCCAGGCGTCCGGCATTGTAGTAAAGGGGGCTTTAAAAACCCCCTTTTTCACATTTTATAACTGGCCGTTCTCCTGCATGTCTTTCAGGAATTTAACCAGCTGTACTGCCTCGTTCGGTGCAACGATAACTTCCCAGTCAGGTAACTTGGATTCGATATCGCCCTTCAATACAGCAACTTTACCAGGAATAATAAGTTTTCTGGATTTGATCTTGTCCTCTACGTTCTCTGTGATGAATTTTGCTACAGAAGCAGAAGAAAGTTTTCCAGCAGCCCATGCAGTCAGTACGGAAAGTCCGCCCGCGTCGCTGATCAGCATGTTAATCGGAACACCGGATCTCTCCAGCTCACCGGAAACGATGAAATATGTAAGAGCAAAGTCAACTGTTGTCAGGCAGATAGAATTCTCATCTGCGCCGTTCAGCGGATAAATGCCCGGTTCAACTTTCATTGGTTTCTGAGGATCTGTGAATACGTTCTGACGCAGACCAAACAGCGGAAGTGCTTCCGCATATCCCAGTTCTTCCATAACAACGATGGAACCATATTTCAGTGTAAATACAGAAGACAGAGCTTCCTGCATGTATTTATCACCTTTTGCAAGTTTTACAGTGTTTACGATAGACGGATATCCGAAGGTTCTGTCTTCATCTTTCAGAGCTGCACGTCTTACCTGAACTGCGTTTGCAAAAGCCTCTTTAATGCTTGCACCTGTCACATCCAGAACAAGATCTTTGTTATCCAGTTTTTCAAGGGCTGCAACTGTGTCATACAATTCATTTAAGTCCGCTCCGGATACACCGAGAACAACACCTGCCTCTTTGGCAACTGCACTCATAGCTTCATAGTTGGAAGCATTTGCACCGTTTAATACCGGTTTGCCGTCCTTACATTCTGCAAGAGCAGCTTTTGCAACTTCTACATCATCACATCCCAGAACGAGAGTTTTTCCTGTAGCTGCCGCTTTTTTAACAAGAGCAACGTATTTGTCAGCGCCTGAAGCAGCATCATAGTTTACATAAACCATTTCAACCTGCATTCTTTCACTGATACGTTCGTAATCAACAACCGGAATTGCTGCAATCTTAGCATCAATTTCAGCGTCATCCATGCAGCTGCAGAGAGCAACTGCATATCTTGTCTTGCTCACAAAAGTTTTTTCATGTCTGTAGAGAACTGTCTCTCCGCCAAGTGTATATTCGCCTTCTCCTGTACCAACCTTGATCGTCTTCATAGGCGGTGCAGTAGCTGCTGATAAGGAAGCAAGCGCTTCTTCCGACATGTAAGGGCATGCAGAAATGTCAACCGCACCCTGAGCAACTTTCATGGAGAAAGCCATACAAGTTGGGCTGCCGCACTCCTTACAGTTTTTCTTTGGTGTCATTTTAAATATTTGAATACCTGATAATGCCATGTTTTTTATCCTCCTGTTCTTATATGATTACACTAATTCTTTAATCATTTTTGAAATGGTTGCAACGGATTGAGGATGTTGTAAAACTACAGCATTGGATCCGGATACTAAGTCAGCTGCTGCTGTCATAATTTCCATGGAGATTCCTCTTTCCTCTCTAGAACCCCATTCCGGCATATCTTCTTCTGTCGCCATGGATTCTTTAACATTCCATGTCTCGGAAGCAACCGGTGTAAGAATTGGCATCTGGAGCATAGCATCATCCTGTGACAAAGCTGCTGCTTTGATTCTGTCCATTGTAGAAACTACATATTCATAACCGTAACCTGCTGTTGCAGTACCAACATTCATGATGATGCTGTCAGCTTTTACGCCCAGCTGTGTTGTAACAACGTTCAGCTGTTTTGCAAGGTTGATATCTACTGCAGACTCAGCACCCAGTTTCTGGTTGTAAGCAAGTCCTGCCGCAGCACCAATTGCTTTGTAGTTTTCTTCTTTTGCAGGCATGATGACAACGTTTTTACCCTGCAGGGCTTCTGCTACCTTCGGAAGCAGTTCTGCATCTTTTTCAACGTTCTTACATCCTGCAACTACCAACGGAAGATCTGTTGCACCTGCAACTTCATTCACGACTGCAACGAGTTCTTCAACAGACTTGTTTTCCCCGTTCGGATCTCCGCCTTCCAGGCTCAGGTAAATAAAATCAGCACCTTCCATAGCGGTAGCTTTCGCTGCCATATCTGCCATGGATGCATTTTCACCATAGTATGTAATTAACTCCGGTGTTGCATTAATCAGGCCCATATCTGTGATTTCAACACCAACTTTCGGTGCATTATCGATTGGTCCATCAAATGTGTAGAAAGGAAATACACTTTCTCCTCCTAATGTGATTGCTTTGTCTCCGCATCCGATCTCAACGGTCTTGATAGATGCATTAAACTTTTGTGGTTTAGAATTAAACGGCATTCTCATTAGCCTCCTTTTAAATTTTATATGCGCATGCACGTATTAGGTACATGCGCATTTCTGACACTGATTATACTACATCATTGGGTCCATTGACAAGGCTGGATGGCCTTTTTCTGTCAAAAATGCAACCAATGTTTCCGGATCTTCTGCAATTGTCTCGTCACCGATCATATCTGTGAAGTTCTCAATTCCATAAACCTCTTTCGCTGTCGCATTCAGTTTCTCCGCAACCTGATCCTTCAGCTCTTTCGGCATCCAAACAATCCTCTCGATTCCACCCTCTGCCTTCATGAATTTCTTGGAAGAGATGAACTGTTTACCATGTCCCATGAAGCCTGGTGTCTGAACACCGCCGCCTGTCATGGATGCCAGCTCAGGGAATGTCATTCCAAGAGGGGTCATGCCTGCATACTCACGGTTCGCGATACATACACCGTTGGAGAATGGCTCGATACCACAGATACACTCGAAACATCCACAGGATGTCATCGGTTTTTCCATGATGGAGTACAGGGATACATCCTGCAGCGCACCCTGGGAGAACTTACGTACTGCTTCATTGACATCTTCGTACTCACCGATACGCTCATCAATCACTTTTTCTTTCGTGATAACCTGGCATGGTCCTGCCGGATCCAGCTCGTTGGTTGCTTTCGCATCCAGCCATGAAACAGCACCGCAAAGTCCCAGTCTCTCCGGAGTTACCACACATACGTGAGATGGTGAGAATGCCTGGCACATGATACAGCTGTAGTATACGCCTACGGATTCATCTGTCATGTTACCGATTCTCTCATCACGTTTGTCAAATGCAGGGATTGCAACTTCGTGACGGATTCTTGTACAGTCTTCGTCATTCGTGTAGATCTTAACCTGGCATTTATCAACAACGGCATCAAATTCGCTTTTGATTCTTGCATACAGAACCTCTGCGAGGTCTTTCGCACGGAATCCTGCATTGAATGCATCTTTGCTGACACGGACACGGATCATATCTCTCTGTCCTGTATGCATAACGCCCTCGATACAGTTTACATAGTTATGGAATTTACGCTCGAATACAGGCTCAAAGTCAGGCTGCATATTTTTTCCGGCAACTTCCACTACGTATGCGATGCTGTGCTTGCTTCCCACTTCAAATTCATCGAAGTCTTTACCGATCAGCTCAAAGTGATGGTCTTCCACTTCAGCCAGCTCTTTGGTCTGCACCAGCTCGCAGCAGTCCACTCTGGAACCGTCGAATTCCACCTGCATATCACCTTTACGGATGATCTCGCCTTCGAACGCACTACCGAATGCTACCGGGATATCGATCTTCGTGATCTTGATTTTGATATCGCGTGCTTCAAGAGAAGTTGCATTGAATTTGCTGACATCTTCCTGCACGATCAGACTCTTCGGTACGCGGAAGATATTCTCTGTCTCATTTGTGACTACCGGGAATCCAAGTGCAATCGCACCTGCTCCGCATGCAACGATTACGTCGTCCAGAGGTTTGAATGCGTTTACGAATGCCGGTACACGCTCAAATGTATATTTCATCAGGTTGCCTGCATCTCCAGGTGCAATGTTACCGAAGATGAGGGCTGCACGCAATGCAACAGATACGACATGGATTACGCTTGTCACGTCTTTTCCAAGCGGGATCACACGCACGTTTGCACCTGTCTTGTATCCTGCCTCTTCACACTGGTCGATGATGCCGCCGACAAGTGTTACCAGGATACCCTGTGCCTGATAGCTCTTAACGAGTTCTACGCCTTCTTCAACAGAAGGAGCTGCGCCGAGGATTACGGCTACGCCCGGGATATCGCCTGTTACAAGCGGTACGCCGAGTTCACGGATCACAGCATCTCCAAGATGTCCGTAGCAAGGCTCTGCGTACGGTTCTGCTCCGTCGATATATTTCAGAACTTCAATGAATTCTGCACAGAGTGCTGTTGCAACACCTGACATGAAAGCGTCGTTCAGACGTTTATTTCTTGTCATCAGAGTTTTTACCACACCAAGGGCTTCTTTCAGTTCTTTTAAATTGGTTACTTTTGTACCTGTCACTGAATAGTAACATGGCAGGCTGTATGCGGTATTAGGAAAGCTTACCGCTTTGTCTTCGCCGTACTGAGCGATGGCACCATCGATTGCGCCTTCTGTCAAGCCATATACAGCATCATTTCCACCAAATACTCGATCAAATAATGTCACTGTTTTTTCCTCCTTTAGGCAATTGTCGAATCAATTGTCTCTTTAATTTTTCTGATTTCATCTGTTGCAGACTCACTGAAGTCATACGGTGAGCATCCTTTGCGGTCTGCATCAATTATTTCGGTATTATAATGAACAAAACCTAACAGGTCTTCTTCCGGGATACGTTCTCTGATGAATGCCTCATCTTCTTCGTCCCGTACTTTATTGGCAACGACACGTACCTGCGCTACGCCGAGGTCTTCAGCCAGGCGCTTCACATTCCGGTACGTCTGAACACTTCTCGCTCCCGGTTCAATGACAACGACAAAACAGTCCACACCTTCCGTCGTCCCCCGTCCAAGATGTTCGAGTCCTGCTTCCATATCCAGGATTACGACATCCTCCCGCCTGAGCACAAGGTTGCTGATGATTCTCTTGAGCATCACATGTTCCGGGCAGACACATCCGCCGCCGCCGGTTTCCACTGTTCCCAGCACCAGAAGCCTCACTCCATTGCATACCCGTCCATATTTTTCCGGAATATCATCAACCCTGGGATTCAGTTTATAAAACTGATTATCCGGAGTTGCTCCCGTCCTCTCCTCCACCAGTTTACGCATTCTGCTGATCGGTACGATCTCGGCCAGTTCCTCCTCCGAGAAACCAAGGGCAAGCCCCAGGTTTGCATCGGGATCGACATCTGCAGCCAAAACGTTTCTTCCTTCATCTGCATATAATCTGGCGAGTGTCGCAGAAAATGTTGTCTTTCCAACGCCGCCTTTTCCTGTTACTGCAATTTTCATGCTATTTCATCCACCTTTTAACTAAATTGCGCGATGGCAACGAGACAAGCGGGCATGCTTGCATGCCCATTTGGCGACTGCCCGCGTGTAACACACTCTGTGTGTTACTAGATTCCAAGTGCCTCACGTTTTTCTTCAATTCTTTCGATCATCAGATCAACGAGTTTTTCGATATCTGTTTCTACTGTATAAGCAGCTTCTACCCAATCCCTGATTCCGCCTGTCAGCAGTTCTGCCATTTCGGAAGAACCGGCAACATACGGGTCAACTCCAAGGAATGTGTCGATACCGGTAGATACAACGTAGTTACCGATTGATACCGCTTTTTCTGACATCCACTCAGGAGCACATCCGACTACCGGAAGCTGAGAGATCTTCAGACCTGAATCTTTTGCCAGTTCTGCCGCCAGGATCATCATACGGCTGATATCAACGCATGATCCCATATGAAGTACCGGAGGAATATCTGCCAGTTCGCAAACTCTCTTTAAGCCTGCGCCGCAGAGGTCTTTCGCACGTTTGTCCATCAGACCCGCTTTTGCAGCTGCCTGTGCAGAACATCCGGATGCGATGATAACGATATCATTTGCAATACATTTCTTCATCAGTTCGATATGAGCGGTATCCGGTCTGATTTTCGGGTTATTACATCCAACCATTGCCACTGCACCGCGGATAACACCTGATGTGATACATTCCAGCAACGGCTTTGTTGTCCCTGTCTCATCAACCTGTGTATTGGTAACGCCATCCAGAACTTTTACGAGCGCTTCCACAGAGTAACCAACCGTTGCTTTCTGTTTCATATCCGGGATATGAACAAGTTCCGGTTTTCTGTTTTTGAAGTTGTCGATTGCAGCTTTTACGATAGCTTTTGCATTCTCACCAGCTGTTTTTGCGTTGAATCTGATGAATTCAGAATCTGGCATCTGAGCGATCGGAGAAGTTGTGATGAATTTTGTATGGAAACATTTGGAGAGCGGGCCAAGTGCCGGGAAGATACACTGTACGTCTACGACGATTGCTTCACACGCACCTGTCAGAACCACGTTTTCCTGCTGCAGGAAGTTACCTGCCATCGGAATGCCGCGGCGCATAGCCACTTCATTAGAAGTACAGCATACACCGGATACTGTGATTCCCTTTGCTCCGATCTCTTTTGCATAAGCGATCATTTCAGGATCATCTGCATATTCACAGATCATCTCTGACAGTGAAGGATCATGTCCGTGTACAACGATGTTGACATTTTCCTCTACCATAACGCCAAGGTTAGCTTCTGTGTCAATTGGCTTCGGAGTTCCGAACAGTACGTCAGAGAACTCTGTTCCCATCATGGAACCGCCCCAGCCATCAGAAAGACCTGCTCGCAGAGACTGGCGAACCAGTGCTTCCGGC
This window encodes:
- the acsD gene encoding acetyl-CoA decarbonylase/synthase complex subunit delta, whose translation is MPFNSKPQKFNASIKTVEIGCGDKAITLGGESVFPFYTFDGPIDNAPKVGVEITDMGLINATPELITYYGENASMADMAAKATAMEGADFIYLSLEGGDPNGENKSVEELVAVVNEVAGATDLPLVVAGCKNVEKDAELLPKVAEALQGKNVVIMPAKEENYKAIGAAAGLAYNQKLGAESAVDINLAKQLNVVTTQLGVKADSIIMNVGTATAGYGYEYVVSTMDRIKAAALSQDDAMLQMPILTPVASETWNVKESMATEEDMPEWGSREERGISMEIMTAAADLVSGSNAVVLQHPQSVATISKMIKELV
- the acsE gene encoding carbon monoxide dehydrogenase/acetyl-CoA synthase methytransferase subunit, which translates into the protein MAKFVTIGERIHCISPAIKEAMATRNPEAILKRAKEQLEAGATYLDVNIGPAESDGPELMQWAVKTIQENFDNVPLALDTANKAAIEAGIAVYNRSKGKPIVNSADAGDRISYIDLAAANDAIVVALCSDGPIAADNDERMVHCQTMLEHGMMLGMEPTDLWFDPLFIVVKGMQDKQMEVLEAIKMFSDMGLNSTGGLSNNSNGMPKDIRPIMDSALVAMCMMQGLTSAIVNPCDKRLMETIKSCDVFKNNTLYADSYLEL
- the acsC gene encoding acetyl-CoA decarbonylase/synthase complex subunit gamma → MALSGIQIFKMTPKKNCKECGSPTCMAFSMKVAQGAVDISACPYMSEEALASLSAATAPPMKTIKVGTGEGEYTLGGETVLYRHEKTFVSKTRYAVALCSCMDDAEIDAKIAAIPVVDYERISERMQVEMVYVNYDAASGADKYVALVKKAAATGKTLVLGCDDVEVAKAALAECKDGKPVLNGANASNYEAMSAVAKEAGVVLGVSGADLNELYDTVAALEKLDNKDLVLDVTGASIKEAFANAVQVRRAALKDEDRTFGYPSIVNTVKLAKGDKYMQEALSSVFTLKYGSIVVMEELGYAEALPLFGLRQNVFTDPQKPMKVEPGIYPLNGADENSICLTTVDFALTYFIVSGELERSGVPINMLISDAGGLSVLTAWAAGKLSSASVAKFITENVEDKIKSRKLIIPGKVAVLKGDIESKLPDWEVIVAPNEAVQLVKFLKDMQENGQL
- the acsV gene encoding corrinoid activation/regeneration protein AcsV — its product is MYKVTFQFESGEVVETFATSGENLLEVARKTNVAIDAPCSGNASCGKCRVKLVGGELDSKKTRHISEEEYEQGWRLACVSTIEADVVVMVPDIASAYRSRMKVADLSSQDEVAIFEKTKAGIEEAGIALHNSLRTISITMDIPTLDDTMPDNERLVRALKKATGAERVQLPYTVMCKLPDVLRASDFTVQCVLRTAANGHIFVYDVYEKDEDVVIGGLAIDIGTTTVSGLIINMETGEIIGKASSGNGQIRYGADVINRIIESLKPGGKERLQNAVIQETINPMIEQMCRANGFDPKHIYRMCVAGNTTMNHLFAGINADPLRMEPYIPAFFKTNAFYASDLNININPDAHLIIAPNIGSYVGGDITAGTLVSMIWNKPEFSLFIDLGTNGELVFGNSDFLMSCACSAGPAFEGGDISCGMRATDGAIEACVIDKDTMEPTFEIIGASDEKPIGLCGSGIIDVISELYRCGIINPKGKFAREGKRIRHDKYGMGSYVLAFQEEAASVKDIEITEVDIDNFIRAKGAIFSAIRTMLSSLDFDISMVEEVYVAGGIGSGINMENAVNIGMLPDIPLDKFHYIGNSSLSGAYAMLLSTEAEKKTYEVASNMTYLELSAVPTYMDEFVASCFIPHTDNSMFPSVTLK